A region of the Mytilus galloprovincialis chromosome 1, xbMytGall1.hap1.1, whole genome shotgun sequence genome:
tatgtttcaataaaaacaaattatatgacACTCAGCTAATTAATGATTTGTCAGTAATTATTtagtaaataatttgagaatctggttgatatttttattatatttctttgtGCAtaccaaaatataagaaattgttGTATTTGTGTATacgaaatataaaaaatgaagatgtggtaggattaccaatgagacaactctcctcaagtgAAGACTGACACAAACAATTACatctgtatcatgtgtatgtcaCTGTACGTCCTTCAAAAGTGAggctttttttaaactttcagtcTCGTACTGCTTTACTTTCTTTAAAGGTATAGCTTAcagtatattttttgtttttcagttaCATGTTAGTTTGGACTCAGAAGTTCCTGATCATTGTGGCAGATTTGGCCTGTCATCTGAAGAAAACAGTTTCTGTAGTAAATGTACACATACCCATCATCTTTCTTGTAATGACTGTGAAGCTCTGACCACAACTTTGAAATTGATAGAGGATGCTGCAGATAGCATAACATATACAAACCAAGAACAACAAGATGACACAAAATACATTATTGTACAGGTATTTATTCAACATTATAAAGGgcactatttgttttgttttttttatattggacaGTGTCTACACACTACATGCACTAGGATACATTTAAAAATGTAgcaaaaaaacatgataaatgttcaaaattattTAGCCCCAACTACTAAAGACTTTTGCACATGCCCATATcatgtacacaattttaatcATAATCACAATCCCGAATAGCAGCATTAAatgatttttcattcattaaGAGTTTGGAACTTTGTTCAGCAAAATTTGTGAAAGAGAGTACAAATTTTGTGTAGCCAACTACTAGAGTTTTCTACCTAGATCCCTTAAACTTAAAAGGAAGACTGCACTTATGATGAAATTGTTTGCCTGATATTAAGGAAttgtttgaggttttttttcttatttgtccaGATTTGAGAGGTAACTTTTCAGTAAATTGTAAaacttatagctgactattgggtatgggctttgctcattgttgaaggccgtaccgtgacctatagttgttaatgtttgtgtcattttgatctttcgTGGTTAGTTGTTGTCTCAtgagcaatcataccacatcttctttttttatatttgatgtaatTGCAGTTACATAGTAAACATTCTACATTGATAAGTCATATATTTTGCAACCTGGCTATTTTGAGACTTtgacacatttttatttatttaattacagggtattaaaacaattatagaGTGGAAGAAACACATTGTGAGATCTGTCAACCAAGACAGGGCAAGGGGGAAAGTTTTAGATACATTGCAACCAAATGAAGCTTTAATTGAAAGAGACTGGGCAATGAAATTTCTTCCATTACAGTATaggtatatacatgttttatatatatatatatgtgtgttttattaaattaaatgtattttaaatgaattcaTATTTGGTCTGCAACTTGACAATGCAGAGTTGTAAATGTGGAACTGCCATATAACTACTTCCTGTTTGcaaatacttttttagccacatGATATAGActatattttcacatttcttctaCAACTATAATTGCCATATTTTATGTAACAATTACATCAATATTTAGATAATCAGTCCAACAAGTTATAGATGCATACATAGTTTCATTATACAATCTACAATCTGACCAAAAAATGTGAGTTGGTCATAAAGATTTTATAGTGTTCTGTCTAGATAGAAAATGACtagcctttgtgtatgtctataTTCTTAGTTTCTGCATTTGAACATCAATACTTTTCACACATTCtgtttaaaaataaggagatgtgattaAATACTATCCAAATTAAATCAAAAGGACAAAGATGCTTACAGATACAggttacagccttcaacaatggacatAATCTATAATGTATTGTAAGCTAGAAAAGGGCTGGTATGACAATATGAAAAACAATGCAACAGAGAAAACTAACATGTACAcataataaaagagaaaaaatagcAGACAGCAACCCAATCCTAGTTCACTGGATTACAGGTTCTCATTCTTGGACAGGCACAAAAACATGTGTTTTACAGTTTTGTGTGTGCTCAACCCCACCTATAAATATGctagcacaatttttttttattgttgaaggcaccttaacatacatattttacttGAACACCTGTGTTTgtgctatttttttgtttttcaaagtaaatttatttttcagagaaTCTCAGTCTAATTGGTTTGCCAAACGTGGTCTTTCCTGGCATGTCAGTGTCATAACATTCcaagaaaaagaaggaaaaaacagTTTGACAGTTCTGCACATCTTTGATACTGCTACGCAAGATGCTGTCACTTCCAATGCTATATTGAAAGACCTACTACACCATGTCAATTCCACTAACAACAATGTTGACACTCTGTATTTAAGATCGGACAATGCTGGATGTTACCATTCATCATATGGCATATTGTCAGTCACTGCTCTGAATGACAATCCGTACAATATAAAAGTAAATAGGATGGACTTTTCTGATCCACAAGGTGGAAAGTCAATTTGTGACAGAAAGGCTGCCCATGTCAAAGCATGCATAAGAAGATATGTAAATGAAGGCAATAATGTAATAACAGCTATAGAATTCAAGTCAGCTGtagaaaaaacaatgaaaaatgttaaaGTAGTTGTTGCATTGCCACCTAGTcccatcaaaatttcaaaaacatccaagattgaaaatataagttttctgtacaattttttcttttcaaacaaTGAAATTACAGCTTGGAAGCAATTCGAAATTGGCATTGGCAAAGTTTTCTCTTCCAAATCTTTAAATGAAATTCCATCTCTTGTTAAAAAATGTGAAAGTACTGTGATATGGAGAATCATTGCTCAATCATCCTTGAATACAAGCATTCCAGTACCTGTAACTAGAAATGAAGAGCTCGAAGAAGAAGACAACATTTGTAGTAATGTATTTACATGTCCTGAAGACGGTTGCATTGCAACATTTTTGAAATATGGACAATTATGTAACCACCTCGACAGAGGTAAACATACCTTCCCTAAgaataatttgaatataaagGAGCGTACACAAATCACACATGCTTCTTTAATGGAAAGCAAAAGTTCTGCTGAAAAAGTACTTCATTCTGGTACAACACATGcattacaagcagaatctacattaAAGAAAGGATGGGCATTAAAGAATAAGCGAGAGGTAAAGAGATTTTCAAAAGAGCAAATAGAATACATGACAGAGAAATTTCAGTTTGGTGAATCTACTGGATATAAGTGTGACCCAGATGATGTGGCAAAAGAGATGAGACATGTAAAGAACAGTAAGGGCATCCGGAAATTTCAACTTGAACACTTTCTTTCTCCTTCTCAAATTGCTAGTTTTTTTAGCAGGCTTTCACTAAAAAAAAGACAAGCATCAAATACTGTTTATGACGATTGTGATATGATAGCAGAAGAATCAAGAACTGAGATGTCTCAGCTAACTGTATTAGCAAATACTGTACagtaaacatttaacatttttggTCTTTTTCCAATACCTCTGATCTGAttgatacatgtagtttaaattaaaaaaattcttctctataaatgcttaaaaaataatactttagTTTGTTTGATGTAAGTTTAACATCAAGTAGCAAATATCTGATTTGAAACTTTCATCTTTTTTGTGAAAAACTCTAGATCCGACATCAAAATATCCAGTACCACAGCCTTTtcctatacatgtattttgaatattaaaaaaatcatacccttatatatatatatttaaccaaAAATAGACCTATATAGCATTATTTCACTTCTTCATGGAAAGATATCTAACAAATATCTGATGTAATTATCACTGAGGTTAAAATTGCAATTTTAGAAAATATTCAGTTGAATAATTAGTAGATGATGAATTGACCAAAAACCTGATCAACTATCTGTAAAAAAATTACCTGcccttaaatatatttaatacaaaGCTAATTCACTCCCACTATTATTATGAATACAAAAACGGAataatacagccttcaacaatagacatgAGTTTACTAAATATATGAAGATCTAAACCATTTACATAAATTGTGAATGAACTAAGCAGAAACAACATTAAGTCCCAATTGATGTAAAACTGATGCTATTATATAGTATCATCTGATGATGCAATTTTAAGGTATTTATGTAATTTGATGTGTGATCAAGCTGGTTTTggtaaaacaaatacatttttgtgcAATGAACACATGCCATGGCTTATTTTGTCttgatttttaaaagaaagtggTACAATCTCGTGTTTGTAAATTTTAGCATGGTTTTgtgaatatcaaaaaagttaattGAGATAATGTGTACCTTCTGTGCTGACAATGATTGATAAAGTATGGACTTTCACAGCTAACCGTGTTGAAGAAAGATGTGCAGGTTGTTATTGATTGTGTTTACTGTTAATGGAATACAGGATTAAATGTGAACACCTTgtttaataatattataaaaaaaaatggtgcaaTTCCAAAGTGTCATTAAAAGATTGAAGATTTTAGCAAAAACTTTACCCTGTTGTTAAGGTAATTTAAATGTTGCTTAGTATTTCATTTTTGCTGCTTTCAGTGCAGATGTTATCTTCTGACattgcatgtatatatttttttttaacaattatcatACCTtgctatgtaaaaaaaaatgtgattttttactAAAAAACTTCTTTTACTGAACACCAATTATGTTGAAATGGAATATTTGTTATGGCTAAAAGGACTGTtgggtcatattttttttttatagtattgtTGTAATTCAATGTTGCTTGTAAATACTTTCTAGATACATGATAAAACATTTGAACATGAccagaaattaaaatttaagcAACATAGGCCTGGTTCAaaggtagtttttaatgttgCTATGGTGTAAATCCGGTTGCTATGGGCTTTTTTTACTTGTGAAAATGACTGTTATCATATTGTTCTTTGACCCTGTTATGTTTtccatttaaaatgtttactaaaatgaaaaaaaaaaatattgttggtCATCACATTGTATCCAAATATTTCCTGATCAATTTGTGAAATTACccaaaaaatggaaattttttgttaaatttttttttcttttagatcaTGGGCTACCAAATTTTATTCGATAAGTTGATAGTACAGTTAATTTGCTTCAAGAAAATGTGATTTAGAAAAGTCAGCTCTGTTGCGTTTTTAAGCAGGGGACTTG
Encoded here:
- the LOC143079714 gene encoding uncharacterized protein LOC143079714, whose product is MDSMDDCISESVYSQSSQYSEWQDSQESPSRKRKMSLNSFLETVDISPVKKTLTVDFDLASERTKNDYVRKAKRIMHSVLGILVPQQESLFEEVLYESNAYKDQTLESFSKAYSSMSSWGTQRQILSLLVQDYSYNQLKDYIPDLSRYKFSSARKHAEVVGVGKPVLQKKQFREKATIQQIENFLEFILSPAIMTDSPFGECTYKISSGITLKVPKIILNSVRTRTVTLYLKYCEETQNADILSERTYMRLLEAIEPNVRKSMKGLDNFAADGSQAFDNLKSVVMTLGKGGKGQEWAEKISKQLMEGKQYLKLHYKLHVSLDSEVPDHCGRFGLSSEENSFCSKCTHTHHLSCNDCEALTTTLKLIEDAADSITYTNQEQQDDTKYIIVQGIKTIIEWKKHIVRSVNQDRARGKVLDTLQPNEALIERDWAMKFLPLQYRESQSNWFAKRGLSWHVSVITFQEKEGKNSLTVLHIFDTATQDAVTSNAILKDLLHHVNSTNNNVDTLYLRSDNAGCYHSSYGILSVTALNDNPYNIKVNRMDFSDPQGGKSICDRKAAHVKACIRRYVNEGNNVITAIEFKSAVEKTMKNVKVVVALPPSPIKISKTSKIENISFLYNFFFSNNEITAWKQFEIGIGKVFSSKSLNEIPSLVKKCESTVIWRIIAQSSLNTSIPVPVTRNEELEEEDNICSNVFTCPEDGCIATFLKYGQLCNHLDRGKHTFPKNNLNIKERTQITHASLMESKSSAEKVLHSGTTHALQAESTLKKGWALKNKREVKRFSKEQIEYMTEKFQFGESTGYKCDPDDVAKEMRHVKNSKGIRKFQLEHFLSPSQIASFFSRLSLKKRQASNTVYDDCDMIAEESRTEMSQLTVLANTVQ